In one Acanthochromis polyacanthus isolate Apoly-LR-REF ecotype Palm Island chromosome 20, KAUST_Apoly_ChrSc, whole genome shotgun sequence genomic region, the following are encoded:
- the epb41l3a gene encoding band 4.1-like protein 3a isoform X4, translating into MTTEPGDAQPTEAESFPEAAAHSTPKQGAEGGPPHSHAQSSLAEDSSSHLSSSSRIARSPARNPLSFRTMQTRVTLLDGSLFSCTVEKRARGVHLFEKVCEHVNLLERDYFALSFRDADNNKNWLDPAKEMKKQVRGVPWNFSFNVKFYPPDPAQLSEDITRYFLCLQLRQDIVSGRLPCSFATHTVLGSYTVQSELGDYDPDECGPDYVSELCFAPNQTKEMEEKIMELHRSYRGMTPAEAEMHFLENVKKLSMYGVDLHHAKMVGSRFDCLSPAQSEDSEGVAIMLGVCSSGLLVYRDRLRINRFSWPKILKISYKRNNFYIKIRPGEFDQFESTIGFKLLNHRAAKRLWKVCVEHHSFFRLVSPEEPPKKFLSLGSKFRYSGRTQIQSRRASAQISRPAPHFPRCISKRNMLSRSLDGAPRVTPTSSLIGSPAITASPKANGGAHKDMSSGLYGASKAIAVSDLITSVTPERRTEERREERGEQLQVEELQVEDETKATDVSQTSPQSPQKLDTKTELTDTGVDGDLTATESDQDEDLKTQETLGSPEEVQNPESTISALRRSFLEGGDGGGGMTEWEKRLASSPLRRLDDSPMIEPLEPEEGGGVTANPTSSQPIREKSYTVGRSYDTTSGRVVAMTTTDGRSDGTVMSERAGCQIQTTPVSTTDDVITGGPLITIQEVKTPTSPSEAPPTICDIISVAKTSRATSLDLCGGGVSVMSPMSPLSPALSRTSPRAARVPKPTFDEMSPELTALLKSAREQETFREHNLLKTSEKVETVFLLPDESHDQDQPMAEQPQEVPLMRKTLTYEAPGSRVDSDPPAGLLLSSQTFTAETSNTTTTTHITKTVKGGISETRIEKRIVISGDTEIDHDQD; encoded by the exons ATGACAACAGAGCCAGGTGACGCTCAGCCTACAGAGGCGGAGTCTTTCCCTGAGGCCGCCGCCCACTCCACACCTAAACAG GGAGCGGAGGGGGGGCCGCCCCACAGCCACGCACAGAGCTCATTGGCCGAGGACTCGTCCAGTCACCTGTCGTCGAGCAGTCGGATCGCTCGCTCTCCGGCCAGAAACCCGCTGAGCTTCAGGACCATGCAGACCAGAGTGACCCTGCTGGACGGGTCGCTGTTCTCCTGCACCGTGGAG AAACGAGCTCGAGGAGTTCATCTGTTTGAGAAGGTCTGTGAACACGTCAACCTGCTGGAGCGAGACTACTTCGCCCTGTCCTTCAGAGACGCAGACAACAACAAg AACTGGTTGGATCCAGCCAAGGAGATGAAGAagcaggtcagag GCGTTCCCTGGAATTTCTCCTTTAATGTCAAGTTTTACCCTCCTGACCCCGCCCAGCTGTCTGAGGACATCACCAG GTACTTCCTGTGTCTCCAGCTCAGACAGGATATAGTTTCTGGTCGTCTTCCTTGCTCCTTTGCGACTCACACAGTTCTGGGCTCCTACACCGTCCAATCAGAGCTTGGAGACTACGACCCTG ATGAGTGTGGCCCGGACTACGTCAGTGAACTGTGTTTTGCCCCCAACCAAACtaaggagatggaggagaagatcaTGGAGCTGCACAGAAGCTACAG AGGAATGACTCCCGCTGAGGCAGAGATGCACTTCCTGGAGAACGTCAAGAAGCTCTCCATGTACGGAGTCGACCTCCATCACGCCAAG ATGGTAGGAAGCCGCTTTGATTGCTTGTCTCCGGCTCAGTCTGAG gactCGGAGGGCGTGGCCATCATGCTGGGCGTGTGCAGTAGCGGCCTGCTGGTCTACAGAGACAGACTGAGGATCAACAGATTCTCGTGGCCAAAGATCCTGAAGATATCGTACAAACGAAACAACTTCTACATCAAAATCCGACCAGGAGAG tTTGACCAGTTTGAGTCCACTATTGGTTTTAAGCTGCTGAACCACAGAGCAGCTAAGAGGCTGTGGAAGGTCTGTGTGGAGCATCACTCCTTCTTCAG GCTGGTGTCTCCAGAGGAGCCTCCCAAGAAGTTCCTGTCTCTGGGCTCTAAGTTCCGGTACAGCGGTCGCACTCAGATCCAGAGCCGCAGAGCCAGCGCCCAGATCTCCAGACCGGCACCGCATTTCCCACGATGCATCAGCAAGAGGAACATGCTGAGTCGCAGTCTGGACGGAG CTCCAAGGGTGACACCCACCTCATCTCTGATTGGCTCTCCAGCCATTACAGCGTCCCCCAAAGCCAACGGTGGTGCACACAAAG ATATGAGCTCAGGTCTGTACGGAGCGTCCAAAGCCATCGCCGTTAGCGACCTCATCACCAGTGTGACTCCtgagaggaggacagaggagaggagggaggagcgAG GTGAACAGCTGcaggtggaggagctgcaggtggAGGATGAAACCAAAGCCACAGATGTTTCCCAGACAAGTCCTCAGAGTCCCCAGAAACTCGACACCAAG actGAGCTGACCGATACAGGTGTGGACGGAGACCTGACAGCCACTGAG TCTGATCAGGATGAAGATCTGAAAACTCAG GAGACGTTGGGGAGTCCTGAGGAGGTGCAGAACCCTGAGAGCACCATCAGCGCTCTTAGACGCTCCTTCTTGGAgggaggagacggaggaggtGGGATGACGGAGTGGGAGAAGCGTCTGGCCTCCTCACCCCTCCGACGACTCGACGACTCCCCGATGATCGAACCCCTCGAGCCCGAAGAG GGGGGCGGGGTCACGGCAAACCCAACTTcttctcagccaatcagagagaagAGCTACACGGTGGGGCGGAGCTACGACACCACCTCTGGCAGGGTCGTTGCTATGACGACCACGGACGGCCGCTCCGACGGTACCGTGATGTCTGAGAGGGCGGGCTGTCAAATCCAAACCACCCCAGTGTCCACCACTGATGATGTCATCACAGGGGGACCCCTGATCACTATTCAGGAGGTGAAAACGCCAACGTCCCCATCGGAGGCGCCACCTACCATCTGTGACATCATCAGCGTGGCTAAGACCAGCAGAGCCACCTCTCTGGACCTCTGTGGGGGCGGAGTCTCTGTGATGTCACCCATGTCCCCGCTGAGCCCGGCGCTCAGCAGGACGTCACCCCGCGCGGCCAGAGTG ccGAAACCTACATTTGATGAGATGTCTCCTGAGCTCACAGCTCTGCTGAAGTCAGCCAGAGAACAAGAAACCTTCAGAGAACACAACCTGCTGAAG ACTTCAGAGAAGGTGGAGACGGTCTTCCTGCTTCCAGATGAATCACATGACCAGGACCAACCAATGGCAGAACAGCCTCAG GAGGTACCGCTGATGAGGAAAACTCTCACATATGAAGCTCCGGGG AGCCGAGTGGATTCTGATCCCCCTGCAGGTCTGCTGCTGAGCTCCCAGACCTTCACAGCTGAGACCtccaacaccaccaccaccacacacatcaccaag ACGGTAAAAGGAGGAATTTCAGAAACCAGAATCGAGAAGAGAATTGTGATTTCTGGAGACACGGAAATCGACCACGACCAG
- the epb41l3a gene encoding band 4.1-like protein 3a isoform X3, giving the protein MTTEPGDAQPTEAESFPEAAAHSTPKQGAEGGPPHSHAQSSLAEDSSSHLSSSSRIARSPARNPLSFRTMQTRVTLLDGSLFSCTVEKRARGVHLFEKVCEHVNLLERDYFALSFRDADNNKNWLDPAKEMKKQVRGVPWNFSFNVKFYPPDPAQLSEDITRYFLCLQLRQDIVSGRLPCSFATHTVLGSYTVQSELGDYDPDECGPDYVSELCFAPNQTKEMEEKIMELHRSYRGMTPAEAEMHFLENVKKLSMYGVDLHHAKMVGSRFDCLSPAQSEDSEGVAIMLGVCSSGLLVYRDRLRINRFSWPKILKISYKRNNFYIKIRPGEFDQFESTIGFKLLNHRAAKRLWKVCVEHHSFFRLVSPEEPPKKFLSLGSKFRYSGRTQIQSRRASAQISRPAPHFPRCISKRNMLSRSLDGDMSSGLYGASKAIAVSDLITSVTPERRTEERREERGEQLQVEELQVEDETKATDVSQTSPQSPQKLDTKTELTDTGVDGDLTATESDQDEDLKTQETLGSPEEVQNPESTISALRRSFLEGGDGGGGMTEWEKRLASSPLRRLDDSPMIEPLEPEEGGGVTANPTSSQPIREKSYTVGRSYDTTSGRVVAMTTTDGRSDGTVMSERAGCQIQTTPVSTTDDVITGGPLITIQEVKTPTSPSEAPPTICDIISVAKTSRATSLDLCGGGVSVMSPMSPLSPALSRTSPRAARVPKPTFDEMSPELTALLKSAREQETFREHNLLKTSEKVETVFLLPDESHDQDQPMAEQPQEVPLMRKTLTYEAPGSRVDSDPPAGLLLSSQTFTAETSNTTTTTHITKTVKGGISETRIEKRIVISGDTEIDHDQALAEALSEARRQHPELSVTRVVVHKETEVSPDHVID; this is encoded by the exons ATGACAACAGAGCCAGGTGACGCTCAGCCTACAGAGGCGGAGTCTTTCCCTGAGGCCGCCGCCCACTCCACACCTAAACAG GGAGCGGAGGGGGGGCCGCCCCACAGCCACGCACAGAGCTCATTGGCCGAGGACTCGTCCAGTCACCTGTCGTCGAGCAGTCGGATCGCTCGCTCTCCGGCCAGAAACCCGCTGAGCTTCAGGACCATGCAGACCAGAGTGACCCTGCTGGACGGGTCGCTGTTCTCCTGCACCGTGGAG AAACGAGCTCGAGGAGTTCATCTGTTTGAGAAGGTCTGTGAACACGTCAACCTGCTGGAGCGAGACTACTTCGCCCTGTCCTTCAGAGACGCAGACAACAACAAg AACTGGTTGGATCCAGCCAAGGAGATGAAGAagcaggtcagag GCGTTCCCTGGAATTTCTCCTTTAATGTCAAGTTTTACCCTCCTGACCCCGCCCAGCTGTCTGAGGACATCACCAG GTACTTCCTGTGTCTCCAGCTCAGACAGGATATAGTTTCTGGTCGTCTTCCTTGCTCCTTTGCGACTCACACAGTTCTGGGCTCCTACACCGTCCAATCAGAGCTTGGAGACTACGACCCTG ATGAGTGTGGCCCGGACTACGTCAGTGAACTGTGTTTTGCCCCCAACCAAACtaaggagatggaggagaagatcaTGGAGCTGCACAGAAGCTACAG AGGAATGACTCCCGCTGAGGCAGAGATGCACTTCCTGGAGAACGTCAAGAAGCTCTCCATGTACGGAGTCGACCTCCATCACGCCAAG ATGGTAGGAAGCCGCTTTGATTGCTTGTCTCCGGCTCAGTCTGAG gactCGGAGGGCGTGGCCATCATGCTGGGCGTGTGCAGTAGCGGCCTGCTGGTCTACAGAGACAGACTGAGGATCAACAGATTCTCGTGGCCAAAGATCCTGAAGATATCGTACAAACGAAACAACTTCTACATCAAAATCCGACCAGGAGAG tTTGACCAGTTTGAGTCCACTATTGGTTTTAAGCTGCTGAACCACAGAGCAGCTAAGAGGCTGTGGAAGGTCTGTGTGGAGCATCACTCCTTCTTCAG GCTGGTGTCTCCAGAGGAGCCTCCCAAGAAGTTCCTGTCTCTGGGCTCTAAGTTCCGGTACAGCGGTCGCACTCAGATCCAGAGCCGCAGAGCCAGCGCCCAGATCTCCAGACCGGCACCGCATTTCCCACGATGCATCAGCAAGAGGAACATGCTGAGTCGCAGTCTGGACGGAG ATATGAGCTCAGGTCTGTACGGAGCGTCCAAAGCCATCGCCGTTAGCGACCTCATCACCAGTGTGACTCCtgagaggaggacagaggagaggagggaggagcgAG GTGAACAGCTGcaggtggaggagctgcaggtggAGGATGAAACCAAAGCCACAGATGTTTCCCAGACAAGTCCTCAGAGTCCCCAGAAACTCGACACCAAG actGAGCTGACCGATACAGGTGTGGACGGAGACCTGACAGCCACTGAG TCTGATCAGGATGAAGATCTGAAAACTCAG GAGACGTTGGGGAGTCCTGAGGAGGTGCAGAACCCTGAGAGCACCATCAGCGCTCTTAGACGCTCCTTCTTGGAgggaggagacggaggaggtGGGATGACGGAGTGGGAGAAGCGTCTGGCCTCCTCACCCCTCCGACGACTCGACGACTCCCCGATGATCGAACCCCTCGAGCCCGAAGAG GGGGGCGGGGTCACGGCAAACCCAACTTcttctcagccaatcagagagaagAGCTACACGGTGGGGCGGAGCTACGACACCACCTCTGGCAGGGTCGTTGCTATGACGACCACGGACGGCCGCTCCGACGGTACCGTGATGTCTGAGAGGGCGGGCTGTCAAATCCAAACCACCCCAGTGTCCACCACTGATGATGTCATCACAGGGGGACCCCTGATCACTATTCAGGAGGTGAAAACGCCAACGTCCCCATCGGAGGCGCCACCTACCATCTGTGACATCATCAGCGTGGCTAAGACCAGCAGAGCCACCTCTCTGGACCTCTGTGGGGGCGGAGTCTCTGTGATGTCACCCATGTCCCCGCTGAGCCCGGCGCTCAGCAGGACGTCACCCCGCGCGGCCAGAGTG ccGAAACCTACATTTGATGAGATGTCTCCTGAGCTCACAGCTCTGCTGAAGTCAGCCAGAGAACAAGAAACCTTCAGAGAACACAACCTGCTGAAG ACTTCAGAGAAGGTGGAGACGGTCTTCCTGCTTCCAGATGAATCACATGACCAGGACCAACCAATGGCAGAACAGCCTCAG GAGGTACCGCTGATGAGGAAAACTCTCACATATGAAGCTCCGGGG AGCCGAGTGGATTCTGATCCCCCTGCAGGTCTGCTGCTGAGCTCCCAGACCTTCACAGCTGAGACCtccaacaccaccaccaccacacacatcaccaag ACGGTAAAAGGAGGAATTTCAGAAACCAGAATCGAGAAGAGAATTGTGATTTCTGGAGACACGGAAATCGACCACGACCAG GCCCTGGCGGAGGCGCTCAGCGAGGCGCGGCGACAGCATCCTGAGCTCTCCGTCACCCGAGTCGTGGTCCATAAAGAAACCGAGGTCTCTCCTGATCACGTGATTGATTAA